In the Devosia sp. SL43 genome, one interval contains:
- a CDS encoding bifunctional metallophosphatase/5'-nucleotidase, which yields MKRLLLGATALTLCAGFSGAAHADFTLNILHINDFHSRFDPITGTDSNCDAETDAAGECFGGIARLKTIIDDTRAKYEAGNSLLLSAGDNFQGSLYYTTYKSKVVSDFFNQMGFDVVATGNHEFDDGPEEFMKFIEAAEFPIIGGNFDVTRDPNLAGKIKGSIVIEVGGEKIGIIGATTEDTPEIASPGENVEFTDVIQYVRGASEALDAAGVNKIILLSHIGYTVDMDVAAALPLVDVIVGGHSHSLLGSMEGAAGPYPTMVTNPDGVEVPVVQANQYGKYLGDIAITWDDNGVVTKAEGEPFLIDASVTGNEDFKGQLAALAAPIEEAMSVVIGTTTGPIDGARESCRAVECQMGNLVADAMLDRVADQGATIAIANGGGLRASIDAGEITKGEVITVLPFSNTLATVDISGADVIEALENGVSDIENAAGRFPQVAGLKYSFDVSKPAGERISEVQVLVGGDAWAPIDEAATYTIVTNNYVRGGGDGYGTFAEGDNAYDFGPPLEEVLADYLAKLGGEYTPYTDGRITAIQ from the coding sequence ATGAAAAGACTACTTCTCGGCGCTACGGCGCTCACCCTCTGCGCCGGTTTCTCGGGCGCGGCCCACGCAGATTTCACGCTGAACATCCTGCATATCAACGACTTCCACTCGCGCTTCGACCCCATCACCGGCACCGATTCCAACTGCGATGCCGAGACCGACGCTGCGGGCGAATGCTTTGGCGGCATTGCGCGCCTCAAGACCATCATCGACGACACCCGCGCCAAGTACGAAGCCGGCAATTCGCTGCTGCTCTCGGCCGGCGACAATTTCCAGGGCTCGCTCTACTACACCACCTACAAGTCCAAGGTCGTTTCAGACTTCTTCAACCAGATGGGTTTCGACGTGGTCGCCACGGGCAACCATGAATTTGATGACGGCCCGGAAGAGTTCATGAAGTTCATCGAGGCGGCCGAATTCCCCATCATCGGCGGCAATTTCGACGTCACCCGCGACCCTAACCTTGCCGGCAAGATCAAGGGTTCGATCGTCATCGAAGTCGGCGGAGAAAAGATCGGCATCATCGGCGCCACTACCGAGGACACTCCTGAGATCGCCTCGCCTGGTGAAAATGTCGAGTTCACCGACGTGATCCAGTATGTCCGTGGCGCGTCCGAGGCCCTCGACGCAGCCGGCGTGAACAAGATCATCCTGCTCAGCCATATCGGCTACACGGTCGACATGGACGTCGCTGCAGCCCTGCCGCTGGTCGACGTCATCGTCGGCGGTCACAGCCATTCCCTGCTCGGCTCGATGGAAGGCGCCGCTGGTCCCTATCCGACCATGGTCACCAATCCCGATGGCGTGGAAGTGCCGGTGGTGCAGGCCAACCAGTATGGCAAGTATCTCGGCGATATCGCCATCACCTGGGATGACAATGGCGTCGTCACCAAGGCCGAAGGCGAGCCCTTCCTGATCGACGCTTCTGTCACCGGCAACGAAGACTTCAAGGGTCAGCTTGCTGCCCTGGCGGCGCCGATCGAGGAAGCCATGTCTGTCGTGATCGGCACCACCACTGGCCCGATCGATGGTGCCCGTGAAAGCTGCCGCGCCGTCGAATGCCAGATGGGTAACCTCGTCGCCGACGCCATGCTCGACCGCGTCGCCGACCAGGGGGCGACCATTGCCATAGCCAATGGCGGCGGTCTGCGCGCCTCCATTGATGCCGGTGAAATCACCAAGGGCGAAGTCATCACCGTCCTGCCCTTCTCCAACACCCTTGCTACCGTCGATATCTCGGGTGCCGATGTCATCGAAGCGCTGGAAAACGGCGTCAGCGACATCGAGAATGCCGCCGGCCGCTTCCCACAGGTGGCGGGCCTGAAGTACTCGTTCGATGTATCCAAGCCGGCTGGCGAACGCATCAGCGAGGTTCAGGTGCTGGTTGGCGGCGACGCCTGGGCACCAATCGACGAAGCCGCAACCTACACCATCGTCACCAACAACTATGTCCGTGGCGGCGGCGACGGCTACGGCACCTTTGCCGAAGGCGACAATGCCTATGACTTCGGCCCGCCGCTCGAGGAAGTCCTGGCCGACTACCTGGCCAAGCTGGGCGGCGAATACACGCCCTATACCGACGGCCGTATCACCGCGATCCAGTAG
- a CDS encoding GlsB/YeaQ/YmgE family stress response membrane protein translates to MSIVWAIIIGFLAGMIAKWVTPGDKKPSGFILTTVLGIIGSVLATWLGQAVGWYGPGDGANFIGAIVGAVIILLAWRQLARG, encoded by the coding sequence ATGAGCATTGTCTGGGCCATCATCATCGGATTTCTGGCGGGCATGATCGCCAAGTGGGTCACACCGGGTGACAAGAAGCCCAGTGGGTTCATTCTCACCACCGTCCTCGGCATTATCGGCTCGGTGCTGGCGACCTGGCTGGGGCAGGCGGTCGGTTGGTATGGACCGGGGGACGGCGCCAACTTCATCGGCGCCATTGTGGGCGCCGTCATCATCCTGCTGGCCTGGCGGCAGTTGGCGCGCGGCTAG
- a CDS encoding Gfo/Idh/MocA family protein gives MRILILGTGGMANQHAKHFAAIDGVTLAGGVDVDPARVEAFNTTHNIERGFGSLDAALAWGEFDAVANVTPDSIHHPTTMAALKAGKHVFCEKPLATDHAKAMEMTETAEQLGLINMVNLTYRNVSQLQKAREIVQSGQVGKVKHFEASYLQSWLVSKAWGDWRTESQWLWRLSKKHGSNGVLGDIGVHILDFAAYGAGSDFSQVFCRLETFDKAENNQIGEYSLDANDSFAMTAQLENGALGVIHASRWATGHFNELRLRIYGDLGSVEIQHRHDWSKLFTCLGADAETGTWTEVAVDPVPTNYMRFVEAFRAGKNLEPSFRHATNIQKVLDLATVTDRDRTEHKV, from the coding sequence ATGCGTATCCTCATTCTGGGTACCGGCGGCATGGCCAATCAGCATGCCAAGCATTTTGCGGCGATCGATGGCGTGACCCTGGCGGGTGGCGTGGACGTCGATCCGGCGCGGGTGGAGGCGTTCAACACGACCCATAATATCGAGCGCGGCTTCGGCTCGCTCGACGCGGCTTTGGCCTGGGGCGAGTTCGATGCGGTGGCCAACGTCACCCCGGACTCCATCCACCATCCGACGACCATGGCGGCGCTCAAGGCCGGCAAGCACGTCTTCTGCGAGAAGCCGCTGGCCACCGACCATGCCAAGGCCATGGAAATGACCGAGACGGCCGAGCAGCTTGGCCTGATCAACATGGTCAACCTGACCTATCGCAACGTGTCGCAGCTGCAGAAGGCGCGCGAGATCGTGCAGTCGGGCCAGGTCGGCAAGGTCAAGCATTTCGAGGCGAGCTACCTGCAGAGCTGGCTGGTGAGCAAGGCCTGGGGCGATTGGCGCACCGAGTCGCAGTGGCTGTGGCGCCTGTCGAAAAAGCACGGCTCCAACGGCGTGCTGGGCGATATCGGCGTGCATATCCTCGATTTCGCCGCCTACGGCGCGGGCAGCGACTTTTCGCAGGTCTTCTGCCGGCTGGAGACCTTCGACAAGGCCGAGAACAACCAGATCGGCGAATATTCGCTGGACGCCAATGACAGCTTTGCCATGACGGCACAGCTCGAGAATGGCGCCCTTGGTGTGATCCATGCGAGCCGCTGGGCGACCGGCCATTTCAACGAATTGCGGCTCCGCATCTATGGCGACCTGGGGTCGGTGGAAATCCAGCATAGGCATGACTGGAGCAAGCTCTTCACCTGCCTGGGCGCAGATGCCGAGACAGGCACATGGACGGAAGTCGCGGTGGATCCCGTGCCGACCAACTATATGCGCTTCGTTGAGGCGTTCCGCGCCGGCAAGAACCTCGAACCGAGCTTCCGCCACGCCACCAACATCCAGAAGGTCCTGGATCTAGCAACGGTAACCGACCGGGATCGGACCGAGCACAAGGTCTAG
- a CDS encoding ThuA domain-containing protein gives MPIRTLVWGENVHEQKNKVVAENYPNGMHNQIAKLLSQDSNLSVKTTTLQEPEHGCTEEALANTDVLVWWGHAAHDKVDDAVVKRVMEHVWQGMGLIVLHSGHHSKVFKGLMGTPANLHWREAGERERLWVVNPGHPIARGLPAYFELEYEEMYGEPFSVPEPLETVFVSWFQGGEVFRSGLTYRRGAGNIFYFRPGHETYPTYHDANVGQVLRNAVNWAFDGTRHAHLMKAPNTPVGEAIEKIEERGAKLSASDHAGEVKK, from the coding sequence ATGCCGATCCGCACACTGGTCTGGGGCGAAAACGTCCACGAGCAGAAGAACAAGGTCGTAGCCGAGAACTACCCCAACGGCATGCACAACCAGATCGCCAAGCTGCTGTCGCAGGACAGCAATCTCTCGGTGAAGACCACCACGCTGCAAGAGCCAGAACACGGCTGCACCGAGGAAGCACTCGCCAATACCGACGTGCTCGTCTGGTGGGGTCATGCGGCGCATGACAAGGTCGATGATGCCGTGGTCAAGCGCGTCATGGAACATGTCTGGCAGGGCATGGGGCTGATCGTGCTGCATTCGGGCCATCACTCCAAGGTCTTCAAGGGCCTGATGGGCACCCCGGCAAACCTGCATTGGCGCGAAGCCGGCGAGCGCGAGCGCCTGTGGGTCGTCAATCCGGGCCATCCGATCGCCCGTGGGCTGCCGGCTTATTTCGAGCTTGAATACGAAGAAATGTATGGCGAGCCCTTCAGCGTTCCGGAGCCGCTGGAAACCGTTTTCGTGTCCTGGTTCCAGGGTGGCGAAGTGTTCCGAAGCGGCCTGACCTATCGTCGCGGCGCCGGCAACATCTTCTACTTCCGCCCTGGTCACGAAACCTACCCGACCTATCACGACGCCAATGTCGGCCAGGTGCTGCGTAATGCGGTCAACTGGGCCTTTGACGGCACCCGCCATGCGCATCTGATGAAGGCACCGAACACGCCGGTCGGCGAGGCGATCGAGAAGATCGAAGAGCGCGGCGCCAAGCTCAGCGCGTCCGATCATGCGGGCGAAGTGAAGAAGTAA
- a CDS encoding ABC transporter ATP-binding protein gives MASIELRNIRKAFGAVEVIKGVDLDVRKGEFMVFVGPSGCGKSTLLRLISGLEDITSGEMLFDGKVVNALAPSKRGIAMVFQSYALYPHMTVYENMAFGLTLEKGHDKEEIKRRVEKAADMLQIRQYLDRLPKQLSGGQRQRVAIGRAITRDPKVFLFDEPLSNLDAALRVATRIEIAKLHESMDNVTMIYVTHDQVEAMTLADRICVLRDGLVEQVGTPMELYESPNSVFVAGFIGSPKMNFIAGDKARPFNAHTVGIRGEHITILPDNGVWSGTVIHTENLGADSYVYLEMGTEEPVVVRLDGANSYKSGDTVHISPMEGKVHRFDAAGKPVH, from the coding sequence ATGGCAAGTATCGAACTTCGCAATATCCGCAAGGCCTTCGGCGCCGTGGAAGTGATCAAGGGCGTGGACCTCGATGTCCGCAAGGGCGAATTCATGGTGTTCGTCGGCCCGTCGGGCTGCGGCAAGTCCACGTTGCTCCGCCTGATCTCAGGTCTTGAGGACATCACCTCCGGCGAGATGCTGTTCGACGGCAAGGTGGTCAATGCCTTGGCGCCGTCCAAACGCGGCATCGCCATGGTGTTCCAGTCCTACGCGCTCTATCCGCATATGACGGTCTACGAGAACATGGCGTTCGGGCTAACGCTCGAGAAGGGTCACGACAAGGAAGAGATCAAGCGGCGCGTCGAGAAGGCCGCCGACATGCTGCAGATCCGGCAGTATCTCGATCGCCTACCCAAGCAGCTCTCGGGCGGTCAGCGCCAGCGCGTCGCCATTGGCCGGGCCATCACCCGCGATCCCAAGGTGTTCCTGTTCGACGAGCCGCTGTCGAACCTCGACGCGGCTTTGCGCGTCGCCACCCGAATCGAGATCGCCAAGCTGCATGAGAGCATGGACAATGTGACCATGATCTACGTGACGCATGACCAGGTCGAGGCCATGACCCTGGCCGACCGCATCTGCGTGCTGCGCGATGGTCTGGTCGAGCAGGTCGGCACGCCCATGGAGCTCTATGAGAGCCCCAATTCGGTGTTCGTGGCCGGGTTCATCGGTTCGCCCAAGATGAACTTCATCGCCGGCGACAAGGCCAGGCCGTTCAACGCACATACTGTGGGCATTCGCGGCGAGCACATCACCATCTTGCCCGATAACGGCGTTTGGTCAGGCACGGTCATCCACACCGAAAATCTTGGTGCCGACTCCTATGTCTATCTGGAGATGGGCACCGAAGAGCCGGTTGTGGTGCGCCTCGATGGGGCCAACAGCTACAAGAGCGGTGACACGGTCCATATCTCGCCGATGGAAGGCAAAGTCCACCGCTTCGACGCGGCAGGCAAGCCGGTCCACTAA
- a CDS encoding carbohydrate ABC transporter permease, protein MTATFDLWKITKTILFYAAVVFIVVVSVFPFYYAILTSLKSGTDIFRVTYWPVSFSLENYQAVFSQGSFPRNLLNSVFVASVTVILALFLAVTAAFALSRVRFRGRGFLLMVILAVSMFPQIAVLSGLFELIRALGIYNTPWALIFSYTIFTLPFTVWVLTTFMRDLPIEIEEAAIVDGASPWVIITKVFMPLMWPALVTTGLLAFIGAWNEFLFALTFTSSNDTRTVPVAIALLSGGSQYEIPWGIIMAASVIVTVPLVVLVLIFQRKIVSGLTAGGVKG, encoded by the coding sequence ATGACCGCGACATTCGATCTCTGGAAGATCACAAAGACCATCCTGTTCTATGCTGCTGTCGTCTTCATCGTGGTGGTGTCGGTCTTTCCGTTCTATTACGCGATCCTGACAAGCCTCAAATCGGGCACCGACATCTTCCGCGTCACCTATTGGCCGGTCTCGTTCAGCCTCGAAAACTACCAGGCGGTGTTCAGCCAGGGCAGTTTCCCGCGCAATCTGCTCAACTCGGTTTTCGTGGCTTCGGTCACCGTTATCCTGGCGCTATTCCTGGCCGTGACGGCGGCCTTTGCCCTCAGCCGCGTTCGGTTCCGTGGCCGCGGTTTCTTGCTGATGGTGATCTTGGCTGTGTCGATGTTCCCGCAGATCGCGGTGCTGTCGGGTCTGTTCGAACTGATCCGTGCCCTGGGCATCTATAATACGCCATGGGCGCTGATCTTCAGCTACACGATCTTCACGCTGCCATTCACGGTGTGGGTGCTGACCACGTTCATGCGTGATCTGCCGATCGAAATCGAGGAAGCGGCCATCGTCGATGGTGCGTCGCCCTGGGTCATCATCACCAAGGTGTTCATGCCGCTGATGTGGCCGGCACTGGTGACGACAGGCCTGCTCGCTTTCATCGGCGCGTGGAACGAGTTCCTGTTCGCGCTGACCTTCACGTCATCGAACGATACCCGCACGGTGCCGGTGGCTATCGCGCTGCTGTCGGGCGGTTCTCAGTATGAAATTCCGTGGGGCATCATCATGGCGGCATCGGTCATCGTGACGGTCCCGCTGGTCGTCCTGGTGCTGATATTCCAGCGCAAAATTGTGTCCGGCCTCACCGCCGGCGGCGTCAAGGGTTAG
- a CDS encoding carbohydrate ABC transporter permease codes for MATDVMAAPVAVTGGKIKSELMQQRVRAARWFLLPMLIALAVVAGWPLLRSIYFSFTDASLNNIDGAQWIGFDNYLRVQVLESGAVRYRGLLADPAWWNAVWNTLRFAVVSVSLEAVLGMLVALVLNAEFKGRGIVRAAILIPWAIPTIVSAKMWSWMLNDQFGILNDLGMRLGLLSQKVAWTATAETAMTAVLIVDIWKTTPFMALLILAGLQMVPKDIYEAAEIDGVHPVKQFFRITLPLVRPALMVAIIFRLLDALRIFDLIYVLTPNSTATKTMSVLARENLFDFDKFAYGSAMSTLLFLIIAILTILYIWLGKVRFDGGDR; via the coding sequence ATGGCCACAGATGTGATGGCTGCGCCCGTCGCGGTGACTGGCGGCAAGATCAAATCGGAACTGATGCAGCAGCGCGTGCGCGCCGCACGATGGTTCCTGCTGCCGATGCTGATTGCGCTGGCCGTGGTGGCCGGCTGGCCACTCCTGCGGTCGATCTATTTCTCCTTCACCGACGCCTCGCTGAACAATATCGATGGCGCCCAGTGGATCGGGTTCGACAATTACTTGCGCGTGCAGGTGCTTGAGAGCGGGGCGGTTCGCTATCGCGGCCTGCTCGCCGATCCGGCCTGGTGGAATGCCGTCTGGAACACGCTTCGCTTCGCCGTCGTCTCGGTGAGCCTTGAGGCTGTGCTCGGCATGCTCGTGGCGCTGGTACTCAACGCTGAATTCAAGGGGCGTGGCATCGTCCGCGCTGCCATCCTGATCCCGTGGGCAATCCCCACGATCGTGTCCGCCAAGATGTGGAGCTGGATGCTGAACGACCAGTTCGGCATTCTCAACGACCTGGGCATGCGCCTGGGCCTGCTGAGCCAGAAGGTTGCCTGGACCGCGACGGCCGAGACGGCAATGACGGCCGTGCTGATCGTCGATATCTGGAAGACGACGCCGTTCATGGCGCTGCTGATCCTGGCTGGCCTGCAGATGGTGCCCAAGGATATCTACGAGGCCGCCGAAATCGATGGCGTCCATCCGGTCAAGCAGTTCTTCCGCATAACGCTGCCGCTGGTCCGCCCGGCCTTGATGGTGGCGATCATCTTCCGCCTGCTCGACGCCCTGCGCATCTTCGACCTGATCTATGTGCTGACGCCCAACAGCACTGCCACCAAGACCATGTCGGTGCTGGCGCGCGAAAACCTGTTTGATTTCGACAAGTTCGCTTACGGGTCGGCCATGTCGACCCTGCTGTTCCTGATCATCGCCATCCTGACCATCCTCTATATCTGGCTGGGCAAGGTTCGGTTCGACGGGGGAGACCGCTGA
- a CDS encoding ABC transporter substrate-binding protein has product MKINKLLVGLLTSVTLVAASAQAAELSIVSGDTGNGLAFLRSQLDKFEADTGNTVTIVPMPSSTSDQFGQYRLWLAAGNTDIDVYQTDVIWAPQLADQFLDLTEAAAGVVADHFPSIIESQTVDGKLVALPAFTDAPALFYRTDLLEKYSKPVPTTWAEMEATAKEIMDAERAAGNPEMWGFVFQGNAYEGLTCDALEWVMSNGGGQIVEADGTISINNPQAAAAIDRAASWIGTISPEGNLAYQEEESRGVWQLGNAVFHRNWPYAYALGSGDDSAVKGKFDVAPLPAGDGEGARSAATLGGWNVAVSKYSPDPEAAIELALFLSSTEVQKERAINQSNLPTIVSLYDDADVLAASPFMANWKDIFLNAVPRPSAPTKVKYNEVSSLFWSAVHNTLSGNGTGAENLELLEADLTDLKGDSW; this is encoded by the coding sequence ATGAAAATCAACAAGCTGCTCGTCGGCCTTTTGACGAGCGTGACGCTGGTGGCCGCTTCGGCCCAGGCTGCTGAATTGTCGATTGTGTCGGGCGACACTGGCAATGGCCTGGCGTTCCTGCGCAGCCAGCTCGACAAGTTCGAAGCTGACACCGGCAATACCGTGACGATCGTGCCGATGCCGTCCTCGACCTCGGACCAGTTCGGCCAGTATCGCCTGTGGCTCGCTGCCGGCAACACCGACATCGACGTGTACCAGACCGATGTGATCTGGGCCCCGCAGCTCGCCGACCAGTTCCTCGACCTGACCGAGGCCGCTGCCGGCGTCGTGGCCGACCATTTCCCCTCGATCATCGAGTCGCAGACGGTTGACGGCAAGCTCGTTGCCCTGCCGGCCTTCACCGATGCGCCCGCCCTGTTCTACCGCACCGACCTGCTGGAGAAGTACAGCAAGCCCGTGCCGACGACCTGGGCAGAGATGGAAGCGACCGCCAAAGAAATCATGGATGCCGAGCGCGCTGCCGGTAACCCTGAAATGTGGGGCTTCGTGTTCCAGGGCAACGCCTATGAAGGCCTGACCTGTGATGCTCTGGAATGGGTCATGTCCAATGGCGGCGGCCAGATCGTGGAAGCCGATGGCACCATCTCGATCAACAACCCGCAGGCTGCTGCCGCTATCGATCGCGCTGCAAGCTGGATCGGGACGATCTCGCCAGAAGGTAACCTGGCCTATCAGGAAGAAGAAAGCCGCGGCGTTTGGCAGCTCGGCAATGCCGTGTTCCACCGCAACTGGCCCTATGCCTATGCGCTGGGCAGCGGCGACGACTCTGCCGTCAAGGGCAAGTTCGACGTGGCTCCGCTCCCCGCCGGTGACGGCGAAGGCGCACGTTCGGCGGCAACGCTGGGCGGCTGGAACGTCGCTGTTTCCAAGTACTCGCCCGATCCGGAAGCAGCCATCGAACTGGCTCTGTTCCTGAGCTCGACCGAAGTGCAGAAGGAACGCGCGATCAACCAGTCCAACCTGCCCACCATTGTGTCGCTGTATGACGACGCCGATGTGCTGGCGGCCTCGCCGTTCATGGCAAACTGGAAGGACATCTTCCTCAATGCCGTGCCGCGTCCTTCGGCACCGACCAAGGTGAAGTACAACGAGGTCTCCTCGCTGTTCTGGAGCGCCGTCCACAACACCCTTTCGGGTAACGGCACCGGTGCAGAGAACCTCGAGCTGCTCGAAGCCGACCTGACCGATCTCAAGGGCGACTCCTGGTAA
- a CDS encoding substrate-binding domain-containing protein yields MRLKDLAEHLGLSQTTVSRALNGYPEVNEATRLRVAETASRLGYRPNASALRLATGRSGAIGLVLRGAGELGPHMSEFMAGMSARMSTEEIDILLITVDSFQDEMAAYRRLAASQKVDAIVLHSPTLKDARAELLLDLKIPFIMHGRTNIGQPVAWMDIDNTGTVERATSHLLDLGHRRIALLNGLKGRTFAEHREIGYLAALSARGVPFDAALMGNSVFTDEVAFRLAQAMLELRPRPTAFLAGSMMTALGVFRAIRQAGLVLGKDVSMIAHDDVFPYLNADNMYPSMSTTRSSIRQAGTRIAELLLQIMGGKSVEDIHELWPVELVLRESSAAAPQ; encoded by the coding sequence ATGAGACTGAAGGATTTGGCCGAGCATCTCGGCCTGTCGCAAACCACGGTCAGTCGCGCGCTCAATGGCTATCCCGAAGTCAATGAGGCCACCCGCCTGCGCGTCGCCGAAACCGCGTCGCGGCTGGGCTACCGTCCCAATGCCAGCGCCCTGCGCCTGGCGACCGGCCGGTCGGGAGCCATCGGCCTGGTGCTGCGTGGCGCCGGAGAGCTCGGCCCACATATGAGCGAGTTCATGGCCGGCATGAGTGCCCGCATGAGCACCGAGGAAATCGACATCCTCCTGATTACGGTGGACAGTTTCCAGGACGAAATGGCGGCCTATCGCCGCCTCGCGGCCAGCCAGAAGGTGGACGCCATCGTGCTCCACTCCCCCACCCTCAAGGACGCGCGGGCCGAGCTGCTGCTCGACCTCAAGATACCCTTCATCATGCATGGTCGCACCAATATCGGCCAACCTGTCGCCTGGATGGATATCGACAATACCGGCACCGTCGAACGCGCCACCAGCCACCTGCTCGATCTGGGCCATCGCCGCATCGCGCTGCTCAACGGGCTCAAGGGCCGCACCTTCGCCGAACACCGCGAGATCGGCTACCTTGCGGCACTATCGGCACGTGGAGTTCCCTTCGACGCCGCCCTGATGGGCAATTCGGTGTTCACTGACGAAGTTGCCTTCCGACTGGCCCAGGCCATGCTCGAACTACGGCCCCGGCCCACAGCCTTCCTCGCCGGCTCGATGATGACGGCCCTGGGCGTGTTCCGGGCCATCCGCCAGGCGGGGCTGGTCCTCGGCAAGGACGTCTCGATGATCGCTCACGACGACGTCTTCCCTTATCTGAACGCCGACAACATGTACCCGTCCATGTCGACAACCCGCTCATCCATCCGCCAGGCCGGAACCCGCATCGCCGAACTGCTCCTGCAGATCATGGGCGGCAAATCGGTAGAAGACATCCACGAACTCTGGCCGGTTGAACTGGTCCTCCGCGAAAGCTCAGCCGCCGCTCCGCAGTAG
- a CDS encoding YciI family protein, which produces MLYLCIVYAEDGPNPLTPSEETAIKDAFIEQDHKLFREGKVIMASPLQGRETAANIRYPNGVRSRTDGPYAETKEYVAGFLVISAANMDEAIATAVEGPFEGFASFEIRPLLDEKHSQTGQDRSFFWPRA; this is translated from the coding sequence ATGCTGTATCTGTGCATCGTCTACGCCGAAGACGGCCCAAATCCCCTTACGCCGTCCGAAGAAACCGCCATCAAGGACGCCTTTATCGAGCAGGATCACAAGCTGTTCCGCGAGGGCAAAGTCATCATGGCAAGCCCGCTTCAGGGGCGCGAGACTGCGGCCAACATCCGCTACCCCAATGGCGTCCGCAGCCGCACCGACGGCCCTTATGCCGAAACCAAGGAATATGTCGCCGGCTTCCTCGTCATCTCCGCCGCCAACATGGACGAAGCCATTGCCACCGCGGTGGAGGGCCCATTCGAGGGCTTTGCCAGTTTTGAAATCCGGCCGCTGCTCGACGAGAAGCACAGCCAGACCGGCCAGGATCGCTCGTTCTTCTGGCCGCGCGCCTAG
- a CDS encoding DUF1513 domain-containing protein has protein sequence MWQRRAFLKAAGAGFAASLLPRQAQALERSELVFASSVQTASGSYGAVLLGERGDLIASIDLPDRGHDITISPEAGRGVVFARQPGTFAVVFDPAGRAAPVTLTSIEGRHFFGHGVFSPDGRLLYATESDFEAAQGVIGIYDATDSYRRIGEFPTYGTGPHEMLLMPDGVTFVVANGGIETHPDFGRAELNLETMDPSVVFVDRRDGRLVGQLRLDAGLHQLSIRHMAIDMRGRVWFGCQYKGAPSESPQLVGYATMDGDIRLIELPGDTLRDLRNYVGSVAVSADGGTIAVSSPEGDLLVAIDAEGKRPALVETLRNGCGLAADGAGFAATSGLGEMIGIAGAERPTKTFDFQFDNHMLRVG, from the coding sequence ATGTGGCAGCGGCGGGCATTTCTCAAAGCGGCCGGAGCCGGCTTTGCCGCGAGCCTGCTGCCGCGTCAGGCCCAGGCGCTGGAGCGGAGCGAACTGGTGTTCGCGAGCTCAGTGCAGACGGCCAGTGGCAGTTATGGCGCGGTGTTGCTGGGGGAGAGGGGTGACCTGATCGCGTCGATCGATCTGCCGGACCGGGGGCATGACATCACCATCAGTCCCGAGGCCGGGCGTGGCGTGGTCTTTGCCCGGCAGCCGGGGACGTTTGCAGTGGTGTTCGATCCGGCCGGGCGCGCGGCACCGGTAACACTGACAAGCATCGAGGGGCGGCACTTTTTCGGGCATGGCGTGTTTTCGCCGGACGGACGGCTGCTCTATGCCACCGAAAGCGACTTCGAGGCGGCGCAGGGGGTGATCGGCATCTACGACGCCACCGATTCCTATCGTCGGATCGGTGAATTCCCGACCTATGGCACGGGCCCGCATGAAATGCTGCTGATGCCCGACGGCGTGACCTTCGTGGTGGCCAATGGCGGGATCGAAACGCATCCCGATTTCGGGCGGGCGGAGCTTAATCTCGAGACGATGGACCCATCGGTGGTGTTCGTCGATCGGCGCGATGGCCGACTGGTGGGGCAGTTGCGGCTCGATGCGGGGCTGCACCAGCTGTCGATCCGACATATGGCGATCGATATGCGCGGGCGGGTGTGGTTCGGCTGCCAGTATAAGGGCGCACCGAGCGAAAGCCCGCAGCTGGTGGGCTACGCGACGATGGATGGCGATATCCGGCTGATCGAGTTGCCAGGCGACACGCTGCGGGACTTGCGCAATTATGTGGGTTCGGTTGCCGTATCGGCCGATGGCGGCACGATTGCCGTGTCCTCGCCCGAAGGCGATCTGCTGGTGGCTATCGATGCGGAGGGCAAACGACCGGCGCTGGTCGAGACGCTGCGCAACGGTTGCGGGTTGGCCGCCGATGGCGCGGGGTTCGCCGCGACCAGCGGGCTGGGCGAGATGATCGGTATTGCCGGGGCCGAACGCCCGACAAAGACGTTCGACTTCCAGTTCGACAACCACATGTTGCGGGTCGGCTAG